A genome region from Maridesulfovibrio salexigens DSM 2638 includes the following:
- a CDS encoding DUF47 domain-containing protein — MHFRLPFLGLIVNKNPMDGLVKHYNKIAECIHIINDSVECYVAGNDTCREFSELIEQIDTVEGQADKIKRSIRNHLPHSMFMSVDKVLFFNYTRNQDNILDSAQEALHWLAMRKVTIPSEYQKDLILLLSEVNDTTTSLGPALKATISLNEGKSIDREGAKNKFRKVRKHYARSMELRKELSKKIYNSDMDFKDIYQLTHFVDCLNEMAHQAEICADMLRAMIAR, encoded by the coding sequence ATGCACTTTCGTCTTCCTTTCTTAGGCCTTATCGTTAACAAGAACCCTATGGACGGGCTGGTCAAGCACTACAACAAAATTGCTGAGTGCATTCACATTATCAACGATTCCGTTGAATGCTATGTTGCAGGCAACGACACCTGCCGCGAATTCAGCGAACTGATCGAACAGATCGATACTGTTGAAGGTCAGGCAGATAAAATCAAGCGCTCCATCCGCAACCACCTGCCGCACTCCATGTTCATGTCCGTGGATAAGGTTCTGTTCTTCAACTACACCCGCAACCAGGACAACATTCTGGACAGCGCTCAGGAAGCCCTGCACTGGCTGGCTATGCGCAAGGTAACAATTCCCTCTGAGTACCAGAAGGACCTGATCCTGCTGCTTTCCGAGGTGAATGACACTACCACCAGCCTCGGCCCTGCACTGAAGGCCACCATCTCTCTCAATGAAGGCAAATCCATTGACCGTGAAGGTGCCAAGAATAAGTTCCGCAAAGTCCGCAAGCACTACGCCCGCTCCATGGAACTACGCAAGGAACTGAGCAAAAAGATCTACAATTCCGATATGGACTTCAAAGATATCTACCAGCTGACCCACTTCGTAGACTGCCTTAACGAAATGGCGCATCAGGCTGAAATCTGCGCTGACATGCTGCGTGCTATGATTGCCAGATAA
- a CDS encoding inorganic phosphate transporter — protein MDIYDLFFYMSLFAGFMMAFNLGANDVANSMASAVGAKAITIRQAVLIAGTLNFAGAVFLGSHVTATVSKGIINPAAIADPKIIMIGMFSALLAAGLWVLISTFTALPVSSTHSIVGAILGFGLVAGGPDVVNWLKMVGIVMSWIISPFFAATIAFAIFTHIRKTILFKKDFIHQAKKWAPIWMGLTVLLISLSFLYKTPMGKNLKLPFMGSLALGFGIAALVWFAGRLAINKLVGDPEDGAEAVEATFRKLQVGTSCYVALSQGANDVANAIGPVAAIYLISKEHVLLAKADVPMGLLVMGGLGIAIGISLMGHKVMGTVGEKITVLTNTRGFAVDFGAASTVLTASNLGLPVSSTHAAVGAVVGVGLARGFSAVNFKILGRIVLYWVLTVPIAAITSITIFSLLKWAFI, from the coding sequence ATGGATATTTACGATCTGTTTTTTTACATGTCCCTGTTTGCAGGGTTCATGATGGCCTTTAACCTAGGAGCCAACGACGTAGCCAACTCCATGGCTTCGGCTGTAGGTGCGAAAGCCATCACCATCCGGCAGGCAGTACTGATCGCAGGGACCCTTAACTTTGCGGGAGCGGTTTTCCTCGGCTCCCATGTGACCGCAACGGTCAGTAAAGGGATTATTAACCCGGCGGCAATAGCCGATCCGAAAATCATAATGATCGGTATGTTTTCGGCTCTGCTCGCAGCAGGACTCTGGGTACTCATATCAACATTCACGGCCTTGCCGGTATCCTCAACACACTCAATTGTTGGTGCCATCCTCGGCTTCGGCCTTGTTGCCGGCGGTCCTGATGTGGTTAACTGGCTGAAAATGGTCGGAATTGTAATGTCCTGGATCATTTCACCATTCTTTGCCGCAACAATTGCCTTTGCCATCTTTACACATATCAGGAAGACAATTCTCTTCAAAAAGGACTTCATCCATCAGGCAAAAAAATGGGCTCCTATCTGGATGGGCTTGACAGTTCTGCTGATTTCCCTTTCATTTCTATATAAGACCCCAATGGGTAAAAACCTGAAGCTTCCCTTTATGGGATCACTTGCTCTCGGCTTCGGTATTGCCGCTTTGGTCTGGTTTGCCGGAAGACTGGCTATCAATAAGCTGGTCGGCGATCCTGAAGATGGCGCTGAAGCAGTAGAAGCAACCTTCCGTAAGCTGCAGGTGGGAACATCCTGTTACGTTGCCCTCTCTCAGGGTGCAAACGATGTTGCCAACGCCATCGGACCGGTAGCAGCAATTTACCTTATATCCAAGGAACACGTGCTGCTGGCTAAAGCCGATGTTCCTATGGGCCTGCTGGTTATGGGCGGACTGGGTATCGCCATCGGTATCTCCCTCATGGGCCACAAAGTTATGGGGACCGTGGGTGAGAAAATCACCGTACTGACCAACACCCGCGGATTCGCTGTTGACTTCGGTGCAGCTTCAACCGTACTGACAGCATCCAACCTAGGGTTGCCGGTATCATCCACCCACGCAGCCGTTGGTGCAGTTGTAGGTGTAGGTCTTGCAAGAGGTTTCTCAGCCGTAAACTTTAAAATACTAGGAAGAATCGTGCTCTATTGGGTGCTCACCGTACCCATTGCCGCGATCACAAGTATAACAATTTTCAGCCTGCTCAAATGGGCTTTCATTTAG
- the acs gene encoding acetate--CoA ligase codes for MDHKETLDSLLHEERVFRPLPQMLIEAGVNPQDLRAARELAEVDLCSYWEEAAEELDWFKKWEQVCDISDAPNYRWFSGARCNIVYNALDRHIETVNKNRLALIWEGEPGDSRQYTYYELYRAVNRFANGLKALGVGKGDRVVLYMPQLPETVIAMLACARIGAVHSMVFSGFSARLLRERVREVDPRVVVTVDGFYRNGQVIRLKEEVDRALLDDPAQNLESVVVVHRANVDVNMDSARDCWYEDLVRHERPHAPAEIMAADDPLFIMHTSGTTGKPKGLVHSHGGYMVGVHRTFKWVFDLKPTDIFWCSADPGWITGHSYLVYGPLLAGTTTVMYEGHSLYPQADRLWNIVSKYGVTIFYTSPTQIRTLMRFGHRYPEQHDLSSLRILGAVGEPFNTEAWLWMYENIGKGQCPVLDTWWQTETGMIMISPLPVSVLKPGSVTRPLPGIDADVVDAEGNPVPDGKGGLLVIKKPWPAMFSDVIGDREEVMAHYWKRIPGMFYAGDVARKDEDGYFWIQGRADDVLNISGHRIGTAEVECALTKHPQVAEAAVVGVVDKIKGQVAKAYVTLNHGFVESDDLHRELKEQVRRELGPIVIVRSIEFRDELPKTSSGKIKRTELG; via the coding sequence GTGGATCATAAGGAAACACTGGACAGCCTGTTGCATGAAGAGAGAGTTTTCCGTCCCCTGCCTCAGATGCTTATTGAGGCCGGGGTCAATCCGCAGGATCTGCGCGCGGCGCGTGAACTTGCGGAAGTGGATCTCTGCTCCTATTGGGAAGAAGCAGCCGAAGAACTGGACTGGTTTAAAAAATGGGAACAAGTCTGCGATATTTCCGATGCACCCAATTATCGTTGGTTCAGCGGAGCGCGTTGTAACATTGTCTACAACGCCCTTGACCGTCATATAGAGACTGTAAACAAGAATCGTCTGGCCTTGATCTGGGAAGGTGAGCCGGGGGATTCCCGCCAATACACTTATTATGAACTTTATCGGGCTGTGAACCGTTTTGCCAACGGCCTGAAAGCGCTTGGCGTAGGTAAAGGTGACCGGGTGGTCCTTTACATGCCTCAGCTTCCTGAAACAGTGATCGCCATGCTTGCCTGCGCCCGTATCGGTGCCGTGCATTCAATGGTTTTTTCTGGATTTTCAGCACGACTGCTGCGTGAGCGTGTCCGTGAAGTTGATCCCCGTGTGGTTGTTACTGTGGACGGTTTTTACCGTAACGGGCAGGTCATCCGTCTTAAGGAAGAGGTTGACCGTGCACTGCTGGACGATCCTGCACAGAATCTGGAATCTGTGGTCGTGGTCCATCGGGCCAACGTGGACGTGAACATGGATTCCGCCCGTGACTGCTGGTACGAGGATCTTGTGCGTCATGAACGTCCGCACGCTCCTGCCGAGATTATGGCTGCCGATGATCCCCTGTTCATCATGCATACTTCGGGCACCACAGGAAAACCCAAAGGTTTAGTCCATTCCCACGGCGGATATATGGTCGGTGTGCACCGTACCTTCAAATGGGTCTTTGATCTTAAGCCTACAGATATTTTCTGGTGTTCTGCTGATCCGGGCTGGATCACCGGGCACAGCTACCTTGTTTACGGCCCCCTGCTGGCCGGGACCACTACCGTTATGTATGAGGGGCACTCCCTCTATCCGCAGGCAGACCGACTCTGGAATATTGTTTCCAAATACGGGGTCACAATTTTTTATACTTCTCCTACTCAGATCAGGACCCTTATGCGGTTCGGTCACCGCTATCCTGAGCAGCACGACCTTTCTTCACTGCGCATTCTCGGTGCGGTTGGTGAGCCGTTCAATACTGAAGCATGGCTCTGGATGTACGAGAATATCGGTAAGGGCCAGTGTCCGGTGCTGGATACATGGTGGCAGACCGAGACCGGAATGATTATGATCAGCCCGTTGCCGGTGTCTGTTCTGAAGCCCGGTTCCGTGACCAGACCTCTGCCGGGAATTGACGCTGATGTTGTTGATGCTGAAGGTAATCCTGTACCTGATGGCAAGGGTGGTTTGCTGGTGATCAAGAAACCTTGGCCTGCCATGTTCAGTGATGTGATCGGTGATCGTGAAGAGGTCATGGCTCATTATTGGAAGCGCATTCCGGGCATGTTCTATGCCGGGGACGTTGCCCGCAAGGATGAAGACGGCTACTTCTGGATTCAGGGCCGCGCTGATGACGTGCTTAATATTTCAGGACACCGCATTGGAACCGCCGAGGTGGAATGTGCGCTGACTAAGCATCCGCAGGTTGCGGAAGCTGCTGTGGTTGGTGTTGTGGATAAGATTAAGGGGCAGGTTGCCAAGGCGTATGTGACCTTGAATCATGGTTTTGTAGAGTCAGACGACCTGCACCGTGAGTTGAAAGAACAGGTCCGCCGTGAGCTGGGCCCCATCGTCATCGTGCGTTCTATCGAATTCAGGGATGAACTGCCCAAGACATCCAGCGGTAAGATCAAGCGTACTGAGTTGGGGTAA